A stretch of Vigna angularis cultivar LongXiaoDou No.4 chromosome 4, ASM1680809v1, whole genome shotgun sequence DNA encodes these proteins:
- the LOC108331108 gene encoding myosin-binding protein 3 encodes MAESMRCSSMISRSKSDQIAMKETLRAQQQLLEKLYAELDEEREASATATSEALDMILRLQGEKAVVKMEASHYKRVAEEKIGHAEASLEAFEELMYQKEMLIVSLEFQVQAYRHKLMSLGCDLSANEFEFQEDLLLNRSDKRNGENGGQSSTVRRLQSMPAIQFLSSLRAATRERSPSPVLEVIPKIIEEESTDKEVAQSGLDLARKPVEFSGGSGTLDSYLNQIKELNEQVKIISDCAEGEKSANLSSRRGRSYSISSQASIDQVSQGESTHNGGVANDSPCLRNVYDVYEVPQTSEKHEKWNLNAENRLRKPDSDYQGMVEKPVKLGAAEKRKSMFKVYSEIKAACPTVMMAVSDHKKEGMNEVYNSQAEFRKLNQRIERLEKERITAKQEIIHEGNDEEQLRLLKDIQSQLQSIQSEMRDLKTKKAAPRDNVSLASLQEAMLHFWL; translated from the exons ATGGCAGAAAGTATGAGGTGTTCTTCTATGATATCTCGTAGTAAAAGTGATCAAATAGCAATGAAGGAGACACTTCGTGCCCAGCAGCAACTTCTGGAAAAGCTATATGCTGAGTTGGATGAGGAAAGAGAAGCTTCAGCTACTGCAACGAGTGAAGCACTGGACATGATACTGCGTTTGCAGGGAGAGAAGGCTGTGGTGAAGATGGAGGCCAGTCACTACAAGAGAGTGGCAGAAGAGAAGATAGGCCATGCTGAGGCCTCTCTCGAGGCTTTTGAGGAACTTATGTATCAGAAGGAAATGTTAATTGTGTCTCTCGAATTTCAAGTCCAGGCTTATAGACACAAACTTATGAGCTTGGGGTGTGATCTTAGTGCTAATGAGTTTGAGTTCCAAGAGGATCTCCTTCTGAATAGGAGTGATaaaagaaatggagaaaatGGGGGTCAGAGTAGCACTGTTAGAAGGCTACAATCAATGCCTGCAATTCAGTTTCTGAGTTCCCTGAGAGCTGCTACCAGGGAAAGATCACCTAGTCCAGTTCTTGAAGTGATCCCTAAGATAATAGAGGAGGAGAGTACTGACAAGGAAGTAGCTCAATCTGGCTTGGATTTGGCAAGAAAACCAGTTGAATTTTCAGGTGGTAGTGGAACTCTTGATTCTTATTTGAACCAGATAAAGGAGTTGAATGAACAAGTGAAGATCATTTCAGATTGTGCTGAAGGAGAAAAGAGTGCAAATTTGAGTAGTAGAAGAGGGAGGTCCTATTCAATTTCATCGCAGGCTAGCATTGATCAAGTTAGTCAAGGTGAAAGTACACATAATGGAGGAGTTGCAAATGATTCTCCTTGTTTGCGTAATGtctatgatgtatatgaagTCCCACAAACTAGTGAAAAGCACGAGAAATGGAATTTGAATGCAGAGAACAGATTAAGAAAACCAGATTCTGACTATCAGGGAATGGTTGAAAAACCTGTTAAACTTGGCGCagcagaaaagagaaagagtatGTTTAAAGTGTATAGTGAAATAAAAGCTGCTTGTCCTACAGTTATGATGGCAGTCAGTGACCATAAAAAGGAAGGGATGAATGAAGTTTACAATTCTCAAGCTGAGTTTCGTAAGCTGAATCAGAGAATTGAGAGGCTTGAGAAGGAGAGAATTACTGCAAAGCAAGAGATTATCCATGAAGGGAATGATGAAGAACAGTTGAGACTGTTAAAGGACATACAAAGTCAACTCCAATCAATACAATCAGAGATGAGAGACTTGAAAACCAAAAAAGCTGCTCCTAGGGACAACGTGTCTTTGGCTTCTCTCCAAGAG GCAATGTTGCACTTTTGGCTTTGA